In Kineococcus rhizosphaerae, the following proteins share a genomic window:
- a CDS encoding site-2 protease family protein, protein MRAGISLGRPFGVPLWLAPSWFLFAAVIVWFFAPVVQYRVPGPASYVVAFGYAVLLLVSVLLHEVAHALAARWSGMRVTGIVLNVWGGFTSHEGRTGPGRSLLIAVVGPVVNAVIALVAWRVGLVVRAEPDGGGVVGLLLGALTLSNALLAVFNLLPGLPLDGGHALEAVVWKVRGDRLAGTVAAGWVGRVLAVLVFVAGLLVPRLLGWGQSLTDIVWAGLVGALLWQGASEALKFATVARRVPALSARALQRPAIGVNARATVEEVVRSARAAIDAGATAASQRDLEVVLVTDDGVPVAVVDTAALRQVPAERRTSLGAGATARALPPRSWLPEDLAGEDLLQAVQVRPGEHVVVDTAGRVRGLLHTGDVIAAVTAR, encoded by the coding sequence GTGAGGGCCGGCATCTCCCTGGGGCGGCCGTTCGGGGTGCCGTTGTGGCTGGCCCCGTCGTGGTTCCTGTTCGCGGCGGTCATCGTGTGGTTCTTCGCGCCCGTGGTGCAGTACCGGGTGCCGGGTCCGGCGTCGTACGTGGTGGCGTTCGGGTACGCGGTGCTGCTGCTGGTCTCGGTGCTGCTGCACGAGGTCGCGCACGCGCTGGCCGCGCGGTGGTCGGGGATGCGGGTGACGGGGATCGTCCTGAACGTGTGGGGCGGGTTCACCTCGCACGAGGGCCGCACGGGGCCGGGGCGCAGCCTGCTCATCGCCGTGGTGGGGCCGGTCGTGAACGCCGTCATCGCGCTGGTCGCGTGGCGGGTGGGTCTGGTCGTGCGGGCCGAGCCCGACGGCGGGGGCGTCGTGGGGTTGTTGCTGGGGGCGCTGACGTTGTCGAACGCGCTGCTGGCGGTGTTCAACCTGCTGCCGGGGCTGCCGCTGGACGGTGGTCACGCGCTGGAGGCGGTCGTCTGGAAGGTCCGCGGGGACCGGCTGGCCGGGACGGTGGCGGCCGGGTGGGTCGGGCGGGTCCTGGCGGTGCTGGTCTTCGTCGCCGGGCTGCTGGTGCCGCGCCTGCTGGGCTGGGGCCAGTCCCTGACGGACATCGTGTGGGCCGGGCTGGTCGGGGCGCTGCTGTGGCAGGGCGCCTCGGAGGCGCTGAAGTTCGCGACGGTGGCCCGGCGGGTGCCGGCGCTGTCGGCGCGGGCGCTGCAGCGGCCGGCGATCGGGGTGAACGCGCGGGCCACCGTCGAGGAGGTCGTGCGCTCGGCGCGGGCGGCGATCGACGCGGGCGCCACGGCGGCCTCGCAGCGGGACCTGGAGGTCGTGCTGGTCACCGACGACGGGGTCCCGGTGGCGGTCGTGGACACCGCGGCGCTGCGGCAGGTGCCGGCCGAGCGGCGGACGTCGCTGGGGGCCGGGGCCACGGCGCGGGCGTTGCCGCCGCGGTCGTGGCTGCCGGAGGACCTGGCCGGGGAGGACCTGCTGCAGGCGGTGCAGGTGCGCCCGGGCGAGCACGTGGTGGTGGACACTGCTGGGCGGGTGCGGGGACTGCTGCACACCGGTGACGTGATCGCGGCCGTGACGGCCCGCTGA
- a CDS encoding PAC2 family protein produces MPEQPADPTTDDATDESTDDVVLRNPVVIAAFEGWNDAGESASQAVAHLHDVWDAADLTEFDPELYHDFQVNRPTVHFDDDGRRRLTWPTTRISYVQLPDAPRDVILVRGIEPSMRWRTYAQEIVAVAVEHGATLVLTLGALLADVPHTRPLPVTSSSEDPELVDKLDIEPSRYEGPTGIVGVVQDAVSTAGIASVSLWAAVPHYVGQPPSPKGTLALLRRVEELLDLSIPLGDLPEDARAWERGVDELAEEDSEIAEYVQQLEEAKDTAELPEASGEAIAREFERYLRRRDDPPRRG; encoded by the coding sequence GTGCCAGAGCAGCCTGCCGACCCCACGACGGACGACGCCACGGACGAGTCCACCGACGACGTCGTCCTGCGCAACCCCGTCGTCATCGCGGCCTTCGAGGGCTGGAACGACGCCGGCGAGTCCGCCAGCCAGGCCGTCGCCCACCTGCACGACGTGTGGGACGCCGCCGATCTCACCGAGTTCGACCCCGAGCTCTACCACGACTTCCAGGTCAACCGGCCCACCGTCCACTTCGACGACGACGGCCGCCGGCGCCTCACCTGGCCCACCACCCGGATCTCCTACGTCCAGCTGCCCGACGCCCCCCGCGACGTCATCCTCGTGCGCGGCATCGAACCGTCCATGCGCTGGCGCACCTACGCCCAGGAGATCGTCGCCGTCGCCGTCGAGCACGGCGCCACCCTCGTCCTCACCCTCGGCGCCCTCCTCGCCGACGTCCCCCACACCCGCCCCCTGCCCGTCACCTCCAGCAGCGAGGACCCCGAGCTCGTCGACAAGCTCGACATCGAACCCTCCCGCTACGAAGGCCCCACCGGCATCGTCGGCGTCGTCCAGGACGCCGTCAGCACCGCCGGCATCGCCTCCGTGTCCCTGTGGGCCGCCGTCCCCCACTACGTCGGGCAACCCCCCTCGCCCAAGGGCACCCTCGCCCTCCTGCGCCGCGTCGAGGAGCTCCTCGACCTGTCCATCCCCCTCGGCGACCTGCCCGAGGACGCCCGCGCCTGGGAACGCGGCGTCGACGAGCTCGCCGAGGAGGACTCCGAGATCGCCGAGTACGTCCAGCAGCTCGAAGAGGCCAAGGACACCGCCGAACTGCCCGAAGCCTCCGGCGAAGCCATCGCCCGTGAGTTCGAGCGGTACCTGCGCCGGCGCGACGACCCACCCCGCCGCGGCTGA
- a CDS encoding DUF805 domain-containing protein: MGFVDAVKTCLRQYATFTGRARRSEYWYFYLFQTLLGLVLGVALVIALVAVGGAASATGSDTVGAGGSIALVLLYLLVGAVSLALLLPSLAVHVRRLHDTGRSGWWILISLVPLGGIVLLVFNVMDSVPGPNQHGPNPKGVGDAYGQFPGQPNQFGGQPGQYGQPGRF; encoded by the coding sequence GTGGGCTTCGTGGACGCCGTCAAGACCTGCCTGCGCCAGTACGCGACCTTCACCGGCCGGGCCCGCCGCTCCGAGTACTGGTACTTCTACCTCTTCCAGACCCTCCTCGGCCTCGTCCTCGGCGTCGCCCTGGTCATCGCCCTCGTCGCCGTCGGCGGCGCCGCCAGCGCCACCGGGTCCGACACCGTCGGCGCCGGCGGATCGATCGCCCTCGTCCTGCTCTACCTCCTCGTCGGCGCGGTCAGCCTCGCCCTGCTCCTGCCCTCCCTGGCCGTCCACGTCCGGCGCCTGCACGACACCGGACGCTCCGGCTGGTGGATCCTCATCAGCCTCGTCCCCCTCGGCGGCATCGTCCTGCTCGTCTTCAACGTCATGGACTCCGTCCCCGGCCCCAACCAGCACGGCCCCAACCCCAAGGGCGTCGGCGACGCGTACGGCCAGTTCCCCGGCCAGCCCAACCAGTTCGGCGGCCAGCCCGGCCAGTACGGCCAGCCCGGCCGGTTCTGA
- a CDS encoding tRNA (adenine-N1)-methyltransferase, protein MIDPAHPPTGANTRRGPLREGERVQLTDPRGRMHTITLTAGAEFHTHRGKFLHDDLIGRPDATTIVNTAMIEYLVMRPLLTDFVLSMPRGAAVVYPKDAGQIVQMADVFPGATVIEAGVGSGALTMSLLRSVGDGGQVHSFERRQDFADVATGNVETFFGGPHPAWTLRVGDLVETLPSTGLLADRAVLDMLAPWECLDAVADHLAPGGVLICYVATATQLSRVAEAMRAAGRWTEPEAWESMVRGWHLEGLAVRPQHRMIGHTGFLITSRRLADGFTPPLRKRRPAPGAYPVDVEGGDGAGAEVEVVEGTEYGDRPISDRKVRKAAREAARGAQASAGTDADADSAGAGAED, encoded by the coding sequence GTGATCGACCCTGCCCACCCGCCGACGGGTGCGAACACCCGCCGTGGTCCGCTGCGCGAGGGCGAGCGGGTGCAGTTGACCGACCCGCGGGGCCGGATGCACACGATCACCCTGACCGCGGGGGCCGAGTTCCACACCCACCGGGGCAAGTTCCTGCACGACGATCTCATCGGCCGTCCCGACGCGACGACGATCGTGAACACGGCCATGATCGAGTACCTCGTGATGCGCCCGCTGCTGACGGACTTCGTGCTGTCGATGCCGCGCGGGGCCGCGGTCGTCTACCCCAAGGACGCGGGCCAGATCGTGCAGATGGCCGACGTGTTCCCCGGGGCCACGGTCATCGAGGCCGGGGTCGGGTCGGGGGCGTTGACGATGTCGCTGCTGCGGTCCGTCGGCGACGGCGGGCAGGTGCACTCCTTCGAGCGGCGCCAGGACTTCGCCGACGTCGCCACCGGCAACGTGGAGACGTTCTTCGGCGGGCCGCACCCGGCGTGGACGCTGCGGGTGGGCGACCTGGTGGAGACGCTGCCGTCGACGGGCCTGCTGGCCGACCGGGCGGTGCTGGACATGCTCGCGCCGTGGGAGTGCCTGGACGCCGTCGCCGACCACCTCGCCCCCGGGGGTGTGCTGATCTGCTACGTGGCGACGGCCACGCAGTTGTCGCGGGTGGCGGAGGCGATGCGGGCCGCGGGCCGCTGGACCGAGCCGGAGGCGTGGGAGTCGATGGTGCGCGGCTGGCACCTGGAAGGGCTGGCGGTGCGCCCGCAGCACCGGATGATCGGGCACACGGGGTTCCTCATCACCTCCCGGCGCCTGGCGGACGGGTTCACCCCGCCGCTGCGCAAGCGCCGTCCGGCCCCCGGTGCCTACCCGGTCGACGTCGAGGGCGGCGACGGGGCGGGCGCCGAGGTGGAGGTCGTGGAGGGCACCGAGTACGGGGACCGGCCGATCTCGGACCGCAAGGTCCGCAAGGCCGCCCGGGAGGCCGCGCGCGGTGCGCAGGCCTCGGCCGGGACCGACGCCGACGCTGACAGCGCCGGCGCCGGGGCTGAGGACTGA
- a CDS encoding ThuA domain-containing protein gives MSLRVLVWNEGVHEANGSPANIAEYYPEGMHGAIAAGLRRLLPDAQVTTATLADPEHGLSEEVLAGTDVILWWGHVAHDQVDDAVVERVKEHVLAGTGLLVLHSGHFSKIFRSLLGTTCSLAWRNEGEQELVWTVKPSHPIAAGIPHPLVIPRQEMYGELFDIPDPDDLVFISSFAGGEVFRSGVTFTRGKGRIFYFSPGDQEYPVYQQAEIQQVLANGVRWAAPAPGDRQVPGVTNPPRQWLL, from the coding sequence ATGAGCCTGCGCGTCCTGGTCTGGAACGAAGGCGTCCACGAGGCGAACGGCAGCCCCGCGAACATCGCCGAGTACTACCCCGAGGGCATGCACGGCGCCATCGCCGCCGGCCTGCGCCGCCTGCTGCCCGACGCGCAGGTGACGACGGCCACCCTCGCCGACCCCGAGCACGGACTGAGCGAAGAGGTCCTGGCGGGCACCGACGTCATCCTGTGGTGGGGCCACGTCGCCCACGACCAGGTCGACGACGCCGTCGTGGAACGCGTCAAGGAGCACGTCCTGGCGGGCACGGGCCTCCTCGTCCTGCACTCCGGGCACTTCTCGAAGATCTTCCGCAGCCTGCTCGGGACGACCTGCTCGCTGGCCTGGCGCAACGAGGGCGAGCAGGAACTGGTGTGGACGGTCAAACCGTCGCACCCCATCGCCGCCGGGATCCCGCACCCGCTCGTCATCCCCCGCCAGGAGATGTACGGCGAACTGTTCGACATCCCCGACCCCGACGACCTGGTCTTCATCAGCTCCTTCGCCGGCGGGGAGGTCTTCCGCTCCGGGGTCACCTTCACCCGCGGCAAGGGGAGGATCTTCTACTTCTCCCCCGGCGACCAGGAGTACCCCGTCTACCAGCAGGCCGAGATCCAGCAGGTCCTGGCCAACGGCGTGCGCTGGGCCGCGCCGGCCCCCGGGGACCGTCAGGTCCCCGGGGTCACCAACCCGCCCCGGCAGTGGCTGCTCTGA
- a CDS encoding HAD family hydrolase, which translates to MNPDSTTPGPAVQLPAAVLWDMDGTLVDSEPHWIAAETALLGRHGASWSHEQALALVGSALPESGRVLAEHVRACTGVVLDPAAVVAELVEAVNVQVRAAVVWRPGALELLAALGAAGVPCALVTMSYRSLADTVAAMVPGAFSVVVAGDEVERGKPSPDPYLRAAQLLGVDVRRCVVIEDSPTGVASGEAAGANVLACPHMVPIPAAPGRSRVASLAQVDPAALGRIAAGESLDALVEV; encoded by the coding sequence ATGAACCCCGACAGCACGACTCCAGGACCAGCCGTCCAGCTCCCCGCCGCCGTGCTGTGGGACATGGACGGGACGTTGGTGGACTCCGAGCCGCACTGGATCGCGGCGGAGACGGCCCTGCTGGGGCGTCACGGGGCGTCGTGGTCGCACGAGCAGGCGCTGGCGCTGGTGGGCAGCGCGCTGCCGGAGTCGGGGCGGGTGCTGGCCGAGCACGTGCGGGCCTGCACGGGCGTGGTGCTGGACCCGGCGGCGGTGGTCGCCGAGCTCGTCGAGGCGGTGAACGTCCAGGTGCGGGCGGCGGTGGTGTGGCGGCCGGGGGCGCTGGAGCTGCTGGCGGCGCTGGGGGCGGCGGGGGTGCCGTGCGCGCTGGTGACGATGTCGTACCGGTCGCTGGCGGACACGGTCGCGGCGATGGTGCCGGGGGCGTTCTCGGTGGTGGTCGCCGGTGACGAGGTGGAGCGCGGCAAGCCGTCGCCGGACCCGTACCTGCGGGCGGCGCAGCTGCTGGGGGTGGACGTGCGGCGGTGCGTGGTGATCGAGGACTCCCCGACGGGGGTGGCCTCGGGGGAGGCTGCGGGGGCGAACGTGCTGGCGTGCCCGCACATGGTGCCGATCCCCGCGGCGCCCGGGCGCAGCCGGGTGGCGTCGCTGGCGCAGGTGGACCCGGCGGCGCTGGGGCGGATCGCGGCGGGCGAGTCGCTGGACGCGCTCGTGGAGGTCTGA
- a CDS encoding RecB family exonuclease encodes MTDGVQQPPPAEAGPDAQAPAEVTPRRALSPSRAADFMQCPLLYRFRTIDRLPETPSASAARGTVVHAVLERLFDLPADQRTPERACSMVEDQWRELVEREPRVGTLFAPPADAADDDADRTDAPLQAWLDSARKLLQRYFDLEDPTRLEPAGREVRVEVDLTDDLLLRGIVDRLDVAPGGAMRVVDYKTGRAPSQTFEAKAMFQMRFYALVLWRLRGRVPQLLQLVYLGSGEIVSYAPDEDDLLATERKVRALWDAIERNRRSGDWRPRPGRTCAWCDHKALCPSFGGTPPPLPAAARPGPQVAPA; translated from the coding sequence GTGACCGACGGCGTCCAGCAACCGCCTCCCGCCGAGGCCGGACCCGACGCCCAGGCCCCCGCCGAGGTCACCCCCCGCCGGGCCCTGTCACCCTCGCGCGCCGCCGACTTCATGCAGTGCCCGCTGCTGTACCGCTTCCGCACCATCGACCGGCTCCCCGAGACCCCCAGCGCGTCCGCCGCGCGCGGCACCGTCGTCCACGCCGTCCTCGAACGCCTCTTCGACCTGCCCGCCGACCAGCGCACCCCCGAACGGGCCTGCTCCATGGTCGAGGACCAGTGGCGCGAGCTCGTCGAGCGCGAACCGCGCGTCGGAACGCTCTTCGCCCCACCCGCCGACGCCGCCGACGACGACGCGGACCGCACCGACGCCCCCCTGCAGGCCTGGCTCGACAGCGCCCGCAAGCTCCTGCAGCGCTACTTCGACCTCGAGGACCCCACCCGCCTCGAACCCGCCGGGCGCGAGGTGCGCGTCGAGGTCGACCTCACCGACGACCTGCTGCTGCGCGGCATCGTCGACCGCCTCGACGTCGCCCCCGGCGGGGCCATGCGCGTCGTGGACTACAAGACCGGCCGCGCCCCCTCGCAGACCTTCGAGGCCAAGGCCATGTTCCAGATGCGCTTCTACGCCCTCGTCCTGTGGCGGCTGCGCGGCCGGGTCCCCCAGCTCCTGCAGCTCGTCTACCTCGGCTCCGGCGAGATCGTCAGCTACGCCCCCGACGAGGACGACCTGCTCGCCACCGAACGCAAGGTCCGCGCCCTGTGGGACGCCATCGAACGCAACCGCCGCAGCGGCGACTGGCGCCCCCGGCCCGGGCGGACGTGCGCCTGGTGCGACCACAAGGCCCTCTGCCCCAGCTTCGGCGGCACACCCCCGCCCCTGCCGGCCGCGGCCCGCCCCGGCCCGCAGGTGGCACCCGCGTAG
- a CDS encoding bile acid:sodium symporter family protein, with product MPRWSDVPVLRRVEPFVVAILTAVAVAALLPAGGGVATGLSWGTTVGVGVLFFVYGARMAPAEAVAGLRNWRLQGAVAATTYVVFPLLGLLLSLLVGRFLDDGLVAGVLFLAALPSTVQSCVVFTAMAHGNVPGAVVSATVSNLAGIGVTPLLAALLLGSAGAGPDGGAVGRILLQLLVPFLVGLLAGRWIGPWVRAHRGPLTLLDRAVIVGVVYAAFSRGVRQGVWREVGVGEVAVVLGCAAVFLAAVLALAWWVPRLWGAGRADRVTIAFCGSNKSLATGLPMATVLFDPHVVGLVALPVILYHPLQITVCSVLATRLGRAPLLQG from the coding sequence GTGCCCCGCTGGTCCGACGTCCCCGTCCTGCGCCGCGTCGAGCCGTTCGTCGTGGCCATCCTCACCGCGGTCGCGGTCGCGGCGCTCCTGCCGGCGGGTGGCGGGGTCGCGACGGGGTTGTCGTGGGGTACGACGGTCGGGGTCGGGGTGCTGTTCTTCGTGTACGGGGCGCGGATGGCGCCGGCGGAGGCGGTGGCGGGGTTGCGGAACTGGCGGCTGCAGGGGGCGGTCGCGGCCACGACGTACGTCGTGTTCCCCCTGCTGGGGCTGCTGTTGAGCCTGCTGGTGGGGCGCTTCCTGGACGACGGCCTGGTGGCGGGGGTGCTGTTCCTGGCGGCGTTGCCGTCCACGGTGCAGTCGTGCGTGGTGTTCACGGCGATGGCGCACGGCAACGTCCCGGGGGCGGTCGTCAGCGCGACCGTCTCCAACCTGGCCGGCATCGGCGTCACGCCGTTGCTGGCGGCCCTGCTGCTGGGGTCGGCCGGTGCGGGTCCGGACGGCGGTGCGGTGGGCCGGATCCTGCTGCAGCTGCTGGTGCCGTTCCTGGTCGGGCTGCTGGCCGGGCGCTGGATCGGGCCGTGGGTCCGGGCCCACCGCGGGCCGCTGACGTTGCTGGACCGCGCCGTCATCGTCGGGGTCGTCTACGCGGCGTTCAGCCGTGGTGTGCGGCAGGGGGTCTGGCGGGAGGTCGGGGTGGGGGAGGTGGCGGTGGTGCTGGGGTGTGCGGCGGTGTTCCTGGCCGCGGTCCTGGCTCTGGCCTGGTGGGTCCCGCGGTTGTGGGGGGCCGGGCGCGCGGACCGGGTGACGATCGCGTTCTGCGGTTCCAACAAGTCGCTGGCGACGGGGCTGCCGATGGCGACGGTGTTGTTCGACCCGCACGTGGTGGGGCTGGTGGCGCTACCGGTCATCCTCTACCACCCGCTCCAGATCACGGTCTGCTCGGTCCTCGCGACCCGTCTGGGCCGCGCGCCGCTGCTCCAGGGGTGA
- a CDS encoding M20/M25/M40 family metallo-hydrolase: MLPTDLAAAADAYVLDGAFAAELASAVAHRTVSSDPGCGAPLDAYHRRVVAPVLEGLGFAVRTVPNSVGGWPFLLASRVEDPARPTVLLYGHADVVDVSIPWRAGLDPWTLTREGDRWYGRGSADNKGQHLLNLAALRLLLEHRGMLGFNVTFLLDGGEEVGSPGLAELAAVHGRDLRADVLVASDGPRVAADRPTLFLGTRAAAQIRLDVDLRADARHSGNWGGVLRNPATTLAGAIGTLVDGHGRVLVPALLPPGVDDEVRAALARVPVEGEQGWGEPGLSAAERLHAGNTLEVLALEAGDVERPVGAIPGRARAVLQLRHVAGTDVSRLAEVVTGHLRRHGFGMVRVTAGGGAAGRTPLSDPWVVWAREVLEPATGGRLLVLPSLGGTLPNRVFTEDLGLATLWVPHSYPGCGQHAADEHLPVEVARDGLRTVLALFEALGRRGTSPR, from the coding sequence GTGCTCCCCACCGACCTGGCCGCCGCCGCCGACGCGTACGTCCTCGACGGTGCCTTCGCCGCCGAGCTCGCGAGCGCCGTGGCTCACCGGACCGTCAGCAGCGACCCGGGGTGCGGTGCGCCCCTGGACGCCTACCACCGGCGGGTGGTCGCACCGGTGCTGGAGGGGCTGGGGTTCGCGGTCCGGACGGTGCCGAACTCGGTGGGCGGGTGGCCGTTCCTGCTCGCCTCGCGCGTGGAGGACCCGGCCCGTCCGACGGTCCTGCTGTACGGGCACGCCGACGTGGTGGACGTGTCGATCCCGTGGCGCGCCGGCCTGGACCCGTGGACCCTGACCCGTGAGGGGGACCGCTGGTACGGGCGGGGGTCGGCGGACAACAAGGGTCAGCACCTGCTGAACCTGGCGGCGTTGCGGTTGCTGCTGGAGCACCGGGGCATGTTGGGGTTCAACGTGACGTTCCTGCTCGACGGTGGGGAGGAGGTCGGGTCGCCGGGGCTGGCCGAGCTGGCCGCGGTGCACGGGCGGGACCTGCGGGCGGACGTCCTGGTGGCCTCGGACGGGCCGCGGGTGGCCGCGGACCGGCCGACGCTGTTCCTGGGGACGCGGGCGGCGGCGCAGATCCGCCTCGACGTGGACCTGCGGGCGGACGCGCGGCACAGCGGCAACTGGGGCGGGGTGCTGCGCAACCCGGCCACGACGCTGGCCGGGGCGATCGGCACGCTGGTGGACGGTCACGGCCGGGTGCTGGTCCCGGCGCTGCTGCCGCCGGGCGTCGACGACGAGGTGCGCGCGGCCCTGGCCCGGGTGCCCGTCGAGGGTGAGCAGGGCTGGGGCGAACCGGGGTTGAGCGCTGCGGAGCGGTTGCACGCGGGGAACACCCTGGAGGTCCTGGCCCTGGAGGCCGGGGACGTGGAGCGTCCGGTGGGGGCGATCCCGGGCCGGGCCCGGGCGGTGCTGCAGCTGCGGCACGTGGCCGGTACGGACGTGAGCCGGCTGGCGGAGGTGGTCACCGGGCACCTGCGCAGGCACGGGTTCGGGATGGTGCGAGTGACCGCCGGGGGCGGGGCCGCCGGCCGTACCCCGTTGAGCGACCCCTGGGTCGTTTGGGCGCGCGAGGTGCTGGAGCCGGCCACCGGTGGCCGGCTCCTCGTGCTGCCGAGCCTGGGGGGGACCTTGCCGAACCGGGTGTTCACCGAGGACCTGGGTCTGGCGACGTTGTGGGTGCCGCACTCCTACCCGGGCTGCGGTCAGCACGCCGCCGACGAGCACTTGCCCGTGGAGGTGGCCCGCGACGGTCTGCGGACGGTGCTGGCGTTGTTCGAGGCGCTGGGGCGGCGGGGGACGTCGCCGCGCTGA
- a CDS encoding DUF805 domain-containing protein → MSFGQAIRSGFSNYVRFSGRARRSEFWFWVLFNVIVSAVAGLLDTALGTSYTTEYGRSGGLVQSLAGLALLLPNLAIGWRRFHDIGKSGLWWLLVLIPIVQIVFVIIFIVWACKDSEPGANRFGPNPKGIVGPGHGGPFPPFGRSSAYGPPGQS, encoded by the coding sequence GTGAGCTTCGGCCAAGCGATCAGATCCGGGTTCTCGAACTACGTGAGGTTCTCCGGGCGCGCACGCCGCTCCGAGTTCTGGTTCTGGGTGCTCTTCAACGTCATCGTCAGCGCCGTCGCCGGCCTCCTCGACACCGCCCTCGGCACCTCCTACACCACCGAGTACGGCCGCAGCGGCGGACTCGTCCAGAGCCTCGCCGGCCTCGCCCTCCTGCTGCCCAACCTGGCCATCGGCTGGCGCCGCTTCCACGACATCGGCAAGTCCGGCCTCTGGTGGTTGCTGGTCCTCATCCCGATCGTCCAGATCGTCTTCGTCATCATCTTCATCGTCTGGGCCTGCAAGGACAGCGAGCCCGGCGCGAACCGCTTCGGCCCCAACCCCAAGGGGATCGTGGGCCCGGGCCACGGCGGCCCGTTCCCGCCCTTCGGCCGCTCGAGCGCGTACGGCCCCCCCGGCCAGTCCTGA
- a CDS encoding sulfurtransferase: MVLTSAAELHRDLTGPTPPVLLDVRWALGGPDGAQEYAAGHLPGAVYVDLDTQLSRPRRPGEGRHPLPDPAALQEVLRDAGVSAGSRVVVYDAATSTSAARGWWVLRWAGIADVRVLDGGLAAWVAAGGDLSTDVPLPEPGDVVVHAGSLPVLDAAAVADLARTGLVLDARAPERYRGEVEPVDPVAGHVPGAVNAPTTQNVDTAGTFLPPDALRERFAALGVRDGAPGVGVYCGSGVTAAHTLLALEVAGLTGVLYPGSWSEWVADPSRPVATGGQPG; encoded by the coding sequence GTGGTCCTCACCTCGGCGGCGGAACTGCACCGCGACCTGACCGGCCCCACCCCGCCGGTCCTGCTCGACGTGCGCTGGGCCCTCGGCGGGCCCGACGGCGCGCAGGAGTACGCCGCCGGGCACCTGCCGGGGGCCGTGTACGTCGACCTGGACACCCAGCTGTCCCGGCCCCGCCGCCCCGGCGAGGGCCGCCACCCGCTGCCCGATCCCGCCGCCCTGCAGGAGGTCCTGCGCGACGCTGGGGTGTCCGCCGGCTCCCGGGTGGTCGTGTACGACGCCGCGACCTCGACCAGCGCCGCGCGCGGCTGGTGGGTCCTGCGCTGGGCCGGGATCGCCGACGTGCGGGTCCTCGACGGTGGGCTGGCGGCCTGGGTCGCCGCGGGCGGGGACCTCAGCACCGACGTGCCGCTGCCCGAGCCCGGCGACGTCGTCGTGCACGCCGGGTCGCTGCCGGTCCTGGACGCCGCGGCCGTGGCCGACCTGGCCCGCACCGGGCTGGTCCTGGACGCCCGCGCCCCGGAGCGCTACCGCGGCGAGGTCGAACCCGTCGACCCGGTCGCCGGTCACGTGCCCGGGGCCGTCAACGCCCCCACGACGCAGAACGTGGACACGGCCGGGACGTTCCTGCCCCCCGACGCCCTGCGCGAACGGTTCGCCGCCCTCGGCGTGCGCGACGGCGCGCCCGGCGTCGGCGTCTACTGCGGCAGCGGGGTCACCGCCGCGCACACGCTGCTGGCCCTGGAGGTCGCCGGGCTCACCGGCGTCCTCTACCCGGGGTCGTGGTCGGAGTGGGTGGCCGACCCGTCCCGGCCCGTCGCCACGGGCGGGCAGCCGGGCTGA
- a CDS encoding Gfo/Idh/MocA family protein, translating to MVTADSPQTPSTVPRTRLIHVGLGGWGGDWERNAIPPVTEVDRVAIVDAHEPTLRAAQEALDLPDEVCFTSLTEAARAVEAEGVIVTAPMTFHVPVAMEAFDAGLHVLVEKPFAGTVAEARTAVERAEELGLVLQVSQNYRFYPGAQKARELIAAGAVGDLSVVHVDFRRWDHDAPVETYRHYQFPHPLIYDMAIHHFDLLRMTTGREAVSVYAKVTDPPWSKYTEEASAVLVVELEGGLVASYRGSWVSRAPQTFWDGEWTFDGQDGYLTLTGRGDGPADDEVRLGLKGEVATPVELPALDLWGRSAGLRQFARAIRGGAAPDVTGRSNLGSIALMEAAAKSAETGKVEPVEQIGGTVA from the coding sequence GTGGTCACCGCCGACAGCCCCCAGACCCCGAGCACCGTCCCGCGGACCAGGCTCATCCACGTAGGACTCGGGGGGTGGGGCGGTGACTGGGAACGCAACGCCATCCCCCCGGTCACCGAGGTCGACCGCGTCGCCATCGTCGACGCCCACGAACCGACGCTGCGCGCCGCCCAGGAGGCGCTCGACCTGCCCGACGAGGTGTGCTTCACCTCCCTCACCGAGGCCGCCCGCGCCGTCGAGGCCGAAGGCGTCATCGTCACCGCCCCCATGACGTTCCACGTCCCCGTGGCGATGGAGGCGTTCGACGCCGGGCTGCACGTCCTCGTCGAGAAACCCTTCGCCGGCACCGTCGCCGAGGCCCGCACCGCCGTCGAGCGGGCCGAGGAACTCGGCCTGGTCCTGCAGGTCAGCCAGAACTACCGCTTCTACCCCGGCGCGCAGAAGGCCCGCGAGCTCATCGCCGCAGGGGCCGTCGGGGACCTGTCCGTCGTCCACGTCGACTTCCGCCGCTGGGACCACGACGCCCCCGTCGAGACGTACCGGCACTACCAGTTCCCGCACCCGCTCATCTACGACATGGCCATCCACCACTTCGACCTGCTGCGCATGACGACCGGCCGCGAAGCGGTCAGCGTCTACGCCAAGGTCACCGACCCCCCGTGGAGCAAGTACACCGAGGAGGCCTCCGCCGTCCTCGTCGTCGAGCTCGAGGGCGGCCTGGTCGCCAGCTACCGCGGCAGCTGGGTCTCGCGCGCCCCGCAGACCTTCTGGGACGGGGAGTGGACCTTCGACGGTCAGGACGGCTACCTCACCCTGACCGGCCGCGGCGACGGCCCCGCCGACGACGAGGTGCGCCTGGGCCTGAAGGGCGAGGTCGCCACCCCCGTCGAGCTGCCCGCCCTGGACCTGTGGGGACGCTCGGCGGGCCTGCGGCAGTTCGCCCGCGCGATCCGCGGCGGCGCGGCCCCCGACGTGACGGGCCGCTCCAACCTCGGCAGCATCGCCCTCATGGAAGCCGCCGCGAAGTCCGCCGAGACCGGCAAGGTCGAACCCGTCGAGCAGATCGGAGGGACCGTCGCATGA